The Apium graveolens cultivar Ventura chromosome 11, ASM990537v1, whole genome shotgun sequence genome has a window encoding:
- the LOC141697439 gene encoding TMV resistance protein N-like — protein sequence MSVGLDSRVKDLSTLLSSDTKGVIKFGIFGMGGVGKTTLAKALFNQLLQGGSFKGSCFLANVREASGTFNGLESLQQKLINDVLNSTTKVEVHSVEQGINLIRERISSAKVLLLIDDIYDLEQYESLAGPFATGSVVIITTRDEEMLDKVSVEPEYRYKLKELDGAQSRELFTKYAFEKAEPTENLLALSEDILGLAGGLPLALKIFGSYLSTKKEGGWKSYIETLQQYPNSTIEQKLLISLDALELYDRMLKKIFIDIACFFVGWNIEEAVEVLGTYYSHIDDKMDILKKRCLLTVDEEELEMHDLLRDMGRNVARNKAYDEPGKYTRLWLPEDIKDVLKNHKGTESIEGIIPHKLYSKDAPNGLSFTTKTFKKMSKLRFLHLEEVNITGSFERIFEDLRVLVWHRCPLECLPFDFCPEKIVILKLPQSNMKRMWHLNTVSQVFEKLKTLNMSHSQHLTTTPDFTILPCLETLHLEYCESLEEVHMSIGSLARLNFLNLNGCKRLRSLDTICNLRALKVLKINNCGGLKSLPIQLGNIESLTKLSAQSLSVSKLPDSIGYLSKLLELDLRYNDNLTTLPSGFSQLSNLTKLDISCCNDLLFVRKLPPNLKRIDANHCYSLKRLPNLSSLKHLEDLNLGNGSGLTCAPGLEDLISIRKLDLRGCTGLVNKHLIKQFFKVYSKFGHQINIFVSEYLNQTSRLWWSDCIDESPNGEYSESQALKRRPRWSDWILESPYWTSEHSESTDWSNEYSRVKSACRVVAK from the exons ATGTCTGTTGGGTTGGATTCTCGTGTTAAAGACTTATCAACATTGTTGAGCAGTGACACAAAAGGTGTCATTAAGTTTGGTATATTTGGCATGGGCGGTGTGGGCAAAACTACTCTTGCCAAAGCTCTTTTTAATCAACTCTTGCAAGGAGGAAGCTTTAAAGGCAGCTGCTTCCTGGCAAATGTTAGGGAGGCTTCCGGTACTTTTAATGGCTTGGAATCTTTACAACAAAAACTTATTAATGATGTTCTTAATAGCACAACAAAAGTCGAGGTTCACAGTGTTGAGCAAGGAATTAATTTAATAAGAGAGAGAATTAGTTCAGCCAAAGTTCTGCTTCTTATTGATGATATATACGATCTTGAACAATATGAGTCTTTAGCAGGACCATTTGCTACTGGGAGTGTAGTTATTATAACTACAAGGGATGAAGAGATGTTGGATAAAGTTAGCGTAGAACCAGAATATCGATACAAGTTAAAGGAGTTGGATGGTGCTCAATCACGGGAACTGTTTACCAAATATGCATTTGAAAAGGCAGAACCAACCGAAAATCTTTTGGCCTTGTCCGAAGACATTTTAGGTCTTGCTGGTGGGCTTCCTTTGGCTCTCAAGATATTTGGATCATATTTATCGACTAAAAAGGAGGGAGGATGGAAATCTTACATCGAGACTTTGCAGCAATATCCCAATAGCACTATTGAGCAAAAACTTTTAATTAGCTTGGATGCTTTAGAATTGTATGATCGTATGCTTAAAAAAATATTCATTGACATTGCTTGTTTTTTTGTCGGCTGGAATATAGAAGAGGCAGTTGAGGTATTGGGAACTTATTATTCTCATATAGATGATAAAATGGACATTCTAAAGAAAAGATGTCTACTAACGGTGGATGAAGAAGAGCTGGAGATGCATGATCTGCTTCGGGACATGGGAAGGAATGTTGCGCGTAACAAGGCTTATGATGAGCCTGGAAAATATACTAGGTTGTGGTTACCAGAAGATATAAAGGATGTTTTAAAGAATCACAAg GGAACAGAATCAATTGAAGGTATAATCCCTCACAAACTTTACAGCAAGGATGCACCTAATGGATTATCATTCACTACAAAAACCTTCAAAAAAATGAGTAAATTAAGATTTCTTCACCTTGAAGAGGTCAACATAACTGGAAGCTTTGAACGTATATTTGAAGATCTGAGGGTGCTCGTTTGGCACCGTTGTCCTTTAGAGTGTTTACCTTTTGATTTTTGCCCAGAAAAAATTGTTATACTTAAGTTGCCGCAGAGCAATATGAAAAGAATGTGGCACCTAAACACT GTGTCACAAGTTTTTGAGAAGTTAAAGACTTTAAACATGTCACATTCCCAACATTTAACTACAACTCCAGATTTCACAATATTACCTTGTCTTGAGACTTTACATCTGGAGTATTGTGAAAGCTTGGAGGAGGTTCACATGTCAATTGGAAGTTTGGCGAGGCTTAATTTCCTAAATCTGAATGGTTGTAAAAGGCTAAGAAGTCTTGACACCATCTGCAACTTGAGAGCATTGAAAGTTCTAAAAATTAATAATTGCGGTGGTCTGAAGTCTTTGCCTATACAACTGGGCAACATTGAATCGCTAACAAAGCTCAGTGCTCAGAGCCTAAGTGTTTCCAAGTTACCTGATTCGATCGGATATCTTTCTAAGCTTTTGGAGTTGGATCTAAGGTATAATGATAACCTTACAACTCTTCCATCTGGTTTTAGTCAGTTGTCAAACCTAACGAAGCTTGATATTAGTTGTTGTAATGATCTTCTTTTCGTACGGAAACTTCCTCCTAATCTGAAAAGGATAGATGCAAATCATTGTTACTCTCTGAAAAGATTGCCAAATCTATCCAGTTTGaaacacttagaagatttaaACCTTGGAAATGGTAGTGGTTTGACATGTGCTCCAGGCCTGGAGGATCTCATTTCTATTAGAAAGCTTGATTTGAGAGGTTGCACGGGTCTGGTAAACAAGCATCTCATTAAACAATTTTTTAAG GTGTATTCGAAATTTGGGCATCAAATCAATATTTTCGTATCAGAATATCTAAATCAGACAAGTCGCCTATGGTGGTCTGATTGTATAGATGAATCACCAAATGGTGAATACTCAGAGTCACAAGCTCTAAAAAGGCGTCCTCGATGGTCTGATTGGATTCTTGAATCACCGTATTGGACAAGTGAGCACTCAGAGTCAACAGATTGGTCGAATGAATACTCAAGAGTCAAAAGTGCATGCAGAGTTGTTGCCAAATGA